One Polynucleobacter sp. MG-5-Ahmo-C2 genomic window carries:
- a CDS encoding uracil-DNA glycosylase, with protein sequence MSTFSKDDIPGDWRKLLGDYFDSTAWQELETNLQVALDVDPKIIRPEPSHFFRAFELTPVQSVKAVILGQDPYHSPGLAQGLAFSIPASIPINSREFPSSLRNISKALALEGFGHLPNGDLHAWAKQGVLLLNTALSVRLGEAGSHANLGWKSLIDRLISALAAQRPQLVWMLWGGHAQSKLPLIESGIDQFILQSSHPSGLGVYKTDKPFLEPGARASCGHFSKTNKWLRELGKKEIIWVGGAPQTDLFGKS encoded by the coding sequence ATGTCCACTTTTTCTAAAGACGACATTCCGGGAGATTGGCGCAAATTACTGGGTGATTATTTTGACTCTACCGCCTGGCAAGAATTAGAAACCAATTTACAAGTCGCCCTTGATGTAGATCCAAAAATCATCCGGCCAGAGCCGAGTCATTTTTTTCGAGCATTTGAATTGACTCCCGTTCAATCTGTTAAGGCTGTGATTCTGGGGCAAGATCCTTATCACTCACCGGGCCTTGCTCAGGGATTGGCGTTCTCAATTCCCGCTAGTATCCCTATTAACTCTCGAGAATTTCCAAGCTCCTTACGCAACATTAGCAAAGCACTTGCTCTTGAGGGATTTGGTCACCTACCCAATGGTGATCTCCATGCCTGGGCAAAGCAAGGAGTGCTGCTTCTCAATACAGCCTTAAGTGTGAGATTAGGTGAGGCAGGTAGCCACGCTAACCTTGGCTGGAAGAGTTTGATCGATCGACTCATTTCTGCTTTGGCTGCACAGAGGCCGCAATTAGTTTGGATGCTCTGGGGCGGACACGCACAATCTAAATTACCGTTGATTGAATCTGGTATCGATCAATTCATTTTGCAGTCTTCCCACCCCTCTGGTTTAGGTGTTTACAAAACAGACAAGCCTTTTTTAGAGCCAGGGGCAAGAGCTAGCTGCGGGCATTTCAGCAAAACCAATAAATGGCTTAGGGAGCTGGGTAAAAAAGAAATTATTTGGGTTGGTGGAGCACCCCAGACAGACCTATTTGGCAAAAGCTGA
- a CDS encoding M61 family metallopeptidase has translation MNTADLPEIQYTVWPADLHGHRYQVKLHIVNPDPEGQILQMPTWIPGSYLIRDFSKQIESIEAYSVSTKKKLPLDRLNNDQWRLPKENSAIEVITTVYAYDSSVRAAYLDTERGFFNASSLCLEVIGQNNTPCSLAIAPPDASFPEHWSVQTGLREAKTDERGFGFYLAQNYDDLLDHPVAMGEFQMVRWESNGIPHSMAIQGCINTIDAKRLAQDLQAICSCTINLFDPKTHQAPFANYLFLVNTLLNGYGGLEHRNSTALLCRRDQIPQQDAPLDETVYREFLGLCSHEYFHAWLVKRIQPRAFQPYDLSKRNHTGLLWLFEGFTSYYDDLQLLRSKRIDLKTYLGLVSNNWNSILRGPGRHKQSLTDSSFDAWTKYYQADENTPNAVVSYYSKGALFALGLDLQIRTFSKNKKSLDDLMRLIWQRHGVTLDGIAEDGLDSLVDELLGVGFLKTWTDMKARYIFGTEDIPIQKWITSKLIAVKQKTHSKLEKIKLQLGMRHSDTNGWLKVTHVLDGGAGQLAGLAPGDLLASINGQRVTNTRLDKILAGLTETQNIHFCFYRDDLEHERIASLHASQLPTQYELIANSANS, from the coding sequence ATGAATACAGCAGATCTTCCAGAAATTCAATACACCGTATGGCCGGCAGACCTTCATGGTCATCGCTACCAAGTGAAGCTGCACATTGTGAATCCTGACCCAGAAGGGCAGATATTGCAGATGCCAACATGGATTCCGGGAAGCTATTTGATTCGAGACTTTAGTAAGCAGATTGAATCGATTGAGGCCTATTCAGTGAGTACAAAGAAAAAGCTTCCTCTAGACAGACTCAATAACGATCAGTGGCGCTTACCAAAAGAAAATAGTGCAATTGAAGTGATCACGACGGTATATGCCTATGATTCCTCCGTACGCGCTGCTTATCTTGATACTGAACGCGGGTTCTTCAACGCAAGCAGCCTATGTCTTGAGGTCATAGGTCAAAATAATACGCCTTGCTCGCTTGCTATTGCGCCACCAGACGCCAGCTTTCCAGAGCATTGGTCAGTGCAAACAGGTTTAAGGGAAGCGAAAACCGACGAGCGTGGATTTGGTTTTTACCTTGCACAGAATTATGATGACCTTCTTGATCACCCCGTTGCCATGGGTGAATTTCAGATGGTTCGCTGGGAATCAAATGGCATTCCACACAGTATGGCGATTCAGGGATGCATTAATACAATTGACGCAAAGCGCCTTGCACAAGACTTGCAAGCTATTTGTTCTTGCACGATTAATTTATTTGACCCCAAAACCCATCAAGCTCCATTTGCAAACTATCTCTTTCTAGTCAATACATTACTGAATGGCTATGGTGGACTTGAACATCGCAACAGCACAGCACTACTATGCCGCCGCGACCAGATTCCGCAACAAGATGCACCGCTTGATGAAACCGTCTATCGTGAGTTTTTAGGTTTATGTAGTCATGAATATTTTCATGCCTGGTTAGTCAAGCGCATTCAGCCAAGAGCATTTCAGCCTTATGATTTAAGCAAGCGCAATCACACTGGTTTGCTTTGGCTGTTTGAGGGCTTTACTAGTTACTATGATGATCTCCAGCTATTACGCAGTAAACGCATTGATCTCAAAACTTATTTAGGGCTAGTTTCTAATAATTGGAATAGCATCCTTCGTGGTCCGGGAAGACATAAACAGAGCCTGACAGATAGCTCATTTGACGCCTGGACCAAGTATTACCAAGCCGATGAAAACACCCCTAATGCAGTAGTGAGTTACTACAGTAAGGGCGCCCTATTTGCGCTAGGTCTGGACCTACAAATTCGGACCTTCTCAAAAAATAAGAAATCACTAGATGACCTCATGCGTTTAATTTGGCAAAGACATGGCGTCACACTCGACGGTATTGCCGAGGATGGCTTAGATAGTTTGGTTGATGAATTACTTGGGGTTGGTTTTTTGAAAACCTGGACCGACATGAAAGCACGCTATATTTTTGGCACAGAAGATATTCCAATTCAGAAATGGATCACCTCTAAGTTAATTGCAGTAAAACAAAAAACGCACTCCAAATTAGAGAAGATCAAGCTGCAGCTTGGAATGCGACATTCCGATACCAATGGATGGCTAAAAGTAACGCATGTCTTGGATGGCGGAGCCGGACAGTTAGCGGGCCTGGCACCTGGTGATCTTCTTGCTAGTATCAATGGTCAACGCGTCACCAATACACGCCTAGATAAGATTCTTGCTGGCCTTACTGAAACGCAAAATATTCACTTTTGCTTCTATCGCGATGATTTAGAACATGAGCGCATCGCAAGCTTGCACGCAAGTCAACTACCTACGCAATATGAGCTCATCGCCAATAGCGCGAACTCTTAA
- a CDS encoding DsbC family protein, with the protein MINLLSALAFISSILLFTGSANAQVEQQIKMEIQKKLGTNVKVRGVSAAPVPGLYEVLVGNEVFYTDASGKYLIQGEIIELATGKNITEQRQADINRIKWTDLNQANAIKTVRGNGSRQLAVFSDPNCGYCKRLEKSLQQLDNVTVYTYLVPILSPDSAQKSKQIWCSSDPYKAYIDWMINGISPSGKTDCATPLDKNVVFAKTYGITGTPTLFFTDGSRFPGAVQIGDIEKKLSSLK; encoded by the coding sequence TTGATTAACTTGTTATCAGCACTAGCTTTTATCTCCTCCATCCTCCTCTTCACTGGTTCTGCGAATGCACAAGTTGAACAGCAAATCAAAATGGAGATACAAAAAAAGCTGGGTACAAATGTAAAAGTGAGAGGCGTGTCAGCAGCGCCAGTTCCAGGCTTGTATGAGGTATTGGTTGGTAATGAAGTTTTTTATACGGATGCCTCTGGGAAATATTTAATTCAGGGTGAAATCATTGAATTAGCGACTGGCAAAAATATTACTGAGCAAAGGCAGGCTGATATAAATCGCATTAAGTGGACTGACTTAAATCAAGCTAACGCTATCAAAACTGTGCGCGGTAATGGCAGCCGTCAGCTAGCTGTATTTTCGGATCCTAATTGTGGCTACTGCAAGCGTTTAGAAAAATCCCTGCAACAATTGGATAACGTTACCGTATATACCTACCTCGTTCCCATCCTGTCGCCCGACTCAGCCCAAAAATCAAAACAAATTTGGTGCTCATCAGATCCATACAAGGCATACATCGACTGGATGATTAACGGCATCAGCCCAAGTGGTAAAACTGATTGCGCTACTCCACTTGATAAGAATGTCGTTTTTGCAAAAACCTATGGCATCACAGGAACACCCACTCTTTTCTTTACTGACGGCAGCCGCTTCCCTGGCGCAGTTCAGATTGGTGATATTGAAAAGAAATTGAGTTCACTGAAATAA
- a CDS encoding FAD-dependent monooxygenase translates to MSEVYANSPPNSPTHSAKTRSVDVVVVGGGIAGKACALGLAQLGLKTIEIAPDLGQATPSPQGHQWGQRIYAFSPSSQKLLAHLQIWDALDHSRMQSVRDMRIYGDRGEKDDQLHLSAFEAGTPQLAWIGESNLIEHTLDQASRFQNKLERISDAIERLEVDADGGTLHLKNGEAIRAQLIIAADGANSPIRASLGITTSEESYSQSAVVANWNCTYPHLETAFQWFLPGGDIVAMLPLPGKQVSMVWSTSPEHAIDLLNLDQIQWQERFSSIANGAIGKQLGELTLNSTPAAHPLRKIQAKRFIGPEVTPKVILIGDAAHVMHPLAGQGLNLGLRDVAVLLNILGKRESFRSPSDAVLLRRYERQRQGDTSALLWVTDKLKKLFSASSNTERQLRNWGLGLVNKSHFIKQRLIERALGDIDFD, encoded by the coding sequence ATGTCAGAAGTTTACGCAAATAGCCCACCAAATTCCCCTACGCATTCGGCTAAAACCCGTTCTGTAGACGTTGTCGTAGTTGGCGGAGGTATTGCTGGCAAGGCCTGCGCGCTGGGCTTAGCCCAGCTTGGCCTCAAAACCATTGAAATCGCACCTGATCTTGGTCAGGCCACGCCAAGCCCTCAGGGCCATCAATGGGGTCAACGTATCTATGCTTTTTCGCCCAGCAGCCAAAAACTGTTGGCTCATTTACAAATTTGGGATGCGCTAGATCATAGTCGCATGCAGTCAGTGCGCGATATGCGTATCTACGGTGACCGTGGTGAAAAAGATGATCAACTTCACCTGTCTGCCTTCGAAGCAGGTACTCCGCAATTAGCCTGGATTGGCGAATCTAACCTCATTGAACACACGCTCGATCAAGCATCCCGTTTTCAAAATAAGTTGGAGCGCATTAGTGATGCTATTGAAAGACTAGAAGTTGATGCTGATGGCGGTACGCTACATCTAAAAAATGGTGAGGCCATTCGTGCACAACTCATTATTGCTGCTGATGGCGCCAACTCTCCTATTCGGGCATCACTTGGCATCACTACCAGCGAAGAGAGCTACTCCCAAAGCGCTGTAGTTGCCAACTGGAATTGCACTTACCCTCATCTTGAAACAGCCTTTCAGTGGTTCTTGCCCGGCGGCGATATTGTGGCGATGCTCCCCTTGCCCGGCAAGCAAGTATCAATGGTGTGGTCAACCTCCCCTGAGCATGCGATAGATTTATTAAACCTAGATCAAATCCAATGGCAAGAGCGATTTAGCTCGATTGCGAACGGCGCCATTGGCAAACAATTAGGTGAGCTCACCCTCAACTCGACCCCGGCGGCCCATCCGCTAAGGAAGATTCAGGCTAAACGGTTTATTGGTCCAGAAGTAACGCCTAAAGTTATCCTTATTGGCGATGCGGCTCATGTGATGCACCCCCTGGCAGGGCAAGGCCTCAACTTGGGCTTGCGCGATGTTGCTGTCTTACTCAACATTCTTGGTAAACGCGAATCTTTCCGCTCACCAAGCGATGCAGTATTACTGCGTCGCTACGAGCGTCAACGCCAAGGCGATACGAGCGCACTCTTGTGGGTCACTGACAAACTCAAGAAACTATTTTCTGCAAGCAGCAATACTGAACGACAACTACGTAACTGGGGCCTTGGCTTAGTTAATAAAAGCCATTTTATTAAACAGCGCCTCATTGAACGCGCTCTAGGAGACATTGATTTTGATTAA